Proteins from a single region of Schistocerca gregaria isolate iqSchGreg1 chromosome 3, iqSchGreg1.2, whole genome shotgun sequence:
- the LOC126354474 gene encoding uncharacterized protein LOC126354474, with translation MGWWNVCFAVIASAALVRSSALPAIAAPQPQVQPPVAQQQQQQEPAASPAVATPDVGTGRGLGQHSRNSIQTGDSLMDAIYNDCLRKDSVSCVKYKLFSFVDKVLASKDSFSLTEGVTVVKSPGVGDGGPRALDQEAADSQSTDVESMLVSRVDRFLRTHTLKIDLNGNDVVNAVTSAGRALGDVAEGLGLTSEDDNAAASAAGDAEGRGKKKKAAKILLPLLLALKVKGAALVALALGAIALIAGKALLIGKIALLLAAIIGLKKLLSQQQKTVTYEIVAHPHHTSSHVSGHEYSAVGGGGGYGGGDIGGGYASSGSGGHGGWGRSLEDAHQMAYRAYAPQQAAQQ, from the exons ATGGGCTGGTGGAACGTGTGCTTTGCCGTCATTGCGAGCGCCGCCCTCGTGCGGTCTTCGGCCTTGCCAGCTATAGCGGCTCCGCAGCCTCAAGTGCAGCCTCCGGTtgctcaacagcagcagcagcaggagccggCGGCGTCGCCTGCCGTCGCGACGCCCGACGTCGGCACCGGCAGAGGCCTGGGCCAGCATAGTAGGAACTCCATCCAGACGGGCGACAGCCTCATGGACGCCATCTACAACGACTGCCTGCGCAAGGACTCAGTGTCGTGCGTCAAGTACAAGCTGTTCTCGTTCGTGGACAAGGTGCTCGCTTCCAAGGACTCGTTCAGCCTGACGGAGGGCGTCACCGTCGTTAAGTCCCCGGGCGTCGGCGACGGCGGCCCGCGCGCCCTCGACCAGGAAGCCGCCGACTCGCAGTCCACCGACGTCGAGTCGATGCTGGTCAGCCGTGTTGACCGCTTCCTGCGCACACACACGCTCAAGATCGACTTGAACGGCAACGATGTCGTGAACGCTGTCACGTCAGCAGGACGCGCGCTCGGAGACGTCGCCGAGGGTTTGGGTCTCACTTCCGAGGACGACAATGCCGCAGCTTCTGCCGCTGGTGACGCCGAGGGCAGAGGAAAGAAGA AGAAAGCGGCCAAGatcctgctgccgctgctgctggcgCTGAAGGTGAAGGGCGCGGCGCTCGTGGCCCTCGCCCTGGGGGCCATCGCCCTCATCGCCGGCAAGGCGCTGCTCATCGGCAAGATCGCGCTGCTGCTAGCGGCCATCATCGGCCTCAAGAAGCTGCTGTCGCAGCAGCAGAAGACTGTCACGTACGAAATCGTGGCGCACCCGCACCACACGTCGTCGCACGTCAGCGGTCACGAGTACTCGgcggtgggcggcggcggcggctacggCGGCGGCGACATCGGCGGCGGCTAcgccagcagcggcagcggcggacaCGGCGGCTGGGGGCGCAGCCTCGAGGACGCCCACCAGATGGCGTACCGCGCGTACGCGCCTCAGCAGGCGGCTCAGCAGTAG